Proteins from one Choloepus didactylus isolate mChoDid1 chromosome 4, mChoDid1.pri, whole genome shotgun sequence genomic window:
- the LOC119531783 gene encoding cytochrome c oxidase subunit 5A, mitochondrial — protein sequence MLGAAFRRCAAAAAAAARAGPRGLLHPAPAHGLAAAVQSVCCYSHGSHETDEEFDARWVTYFNKPDIDAWELRKGMNTLVGYDLVPEPKIIDAALRACRRLNDFASAVRILEVVKDKAGPHKEIYPYVIQELRPTLNELGISTPEELGLDKV from the exons ATGCTAGGCGCTGCTTTCCGCCGCTGCGCTGCAGCCGCAGCCGCAGCTGCCCGAGCCGGCCCTCGAGGCCTTCTGCACCCCGCTCCGGCCCATGGCCTGGCCGCCG CTGTCCAGTCAGTTTGCTGCTACTCCCATGGGTCACATGAGACAGATGAGGAGTTTGATGCTCGCTGGGTGACATACTTCAACAAGCCAGATATCGATGCCTGGGAATTGCGTAAAG GGATGAACACGCTTGTTGGCTATGATCTGGTTCCAGAACCCAAAATCATTGATGCTGCTTTGCGGGCATGCAGACGGTTAAATGATTTTGCTAGTGCAGTACGCATCCTAGAGGTTGTTAAG GACAAAGCAGGACCTCATAAGGAAATCTACCCCTATGTCATCCAGGAACTTAGACCAACTTTAAATGAATTGGGAATCTCCACTCCAGAAGAACTGGGTCTTGACAAAGTATAA